In Paenibacillus kyungheensis, the following are encoded in one genomic region:
- a CDS encoding type I polyketide synthase encodes MSDNEQLYDQQQQLDELNQWLVQLLYVQMQKIGYTADMPIAELLDLLPKTNQMYMKWLQQTVTVFNQNSFPLLHADEVWNNWTEHKEQWLKDDNMRAKVILAETMLLSLPDILHGDKPATDLMFSHASMDLVEGIYKHNKIADHFNHMVADQVIAQIQTIDQKSNSKSLRILEIGAGTGGTSALLFSRLEPYAAYIEEYAYTDISKSFLNHARKHYGIHYDYLTYHLLNIEESMLNQQIDIGGYDLVLATNVLHATRDIRLTLRNAKALLKKDGQIIINEIIEYSLFNHVTFGLLQGWWLYEDPVLRIPGCPLLTPKQWSNVLEQEGYQQITYPTVETEFLGQQVITAISDGIVRQKKEIAIPKHHDAEKMIQQPVTTKEVSNKVTLTSTTQQSEELVKQKSMEHFKVVIGQILEVEPDSIDVSEELEMYGMDSILIIQLTDELNKVMEEHVSSVLFFEYSTIASLVEYFITNRYQALMKMLGEKVESDSEESTDPIATVNVLEEVIPYTSTVITEPLVEPDTESITSTASTDSRQQDIAIIGLAGRYAQADDMDEFWNQLQQGKSAITEIPTERWKWQNHYRSEKGQTGFSYSKWGGFIKGIDTFDPLFFYISPKEAEQMDPQERQFLQIAYSCIEDAGYIPQQLSNSQKVGVFVGVMNGNYPTGSSYWSIANRVSYSFNFVGPSLAVDTACSSSLTAIHLALDSLYSGTSDCAIAGGVNLIVDPVHYARLCEKNMLSPGEQCRSFGESADGFVDGEGVGAIVLKPLQQAIQDGDHIYGVIKGSMINAGGKTKGYTVPNPALQSKVVADAIQTSGIDARMISYIEAHGTGTALGDPIEIEGLRRAFAQHTTDTQFCAIGSIKSNIGHCESAAGIAGLSKILLQFQHQQLVPSLHSNRLNPNIQFEHTPFHVQQQLTAWNRPQIEQGGYQEEIPRIAGISSFGAGGANAHLIVAEYMPAFVHQQLHDQQDYNSPPVAIVLSARTEERLQVIMERLLQYLERSSINEKQLPDIAYTLQVGREAMDYRLAIIVSSVDKLKDELKQSLHSIDKSTNTYKGYTSSSKQIQAQWSDEDMQATITTWIVKRKYPQLLELWVQGIDIQWSLAYNENDVLPQRMSLPVYPFAKEKYWYTPATIQSDIDVSVQSQVASIADYIHPLLHRNHSRLQQQTFTSIFSGNEFFLEHHQVQGVPILPGAAHLEMALQAIRHSMPLSKGLDTELPVPFALTHIVWANPVSIEQSSKSVHIHLQLEHAQDMSYEIYSEQDHQEPLLCSQGRATFDIALHKQVLDIHSIQQACQLKKWSAAECYKAFAAMGLSYGVAHQTIQYVSVGTDQLIAKLSLPDVFESTIQPYILHPALLDGALQASIGLTTGFDGSITSPSLPFALQRLEVLGDCDTEMWAHIQYSSGSHSNDSMPRLDIDICNRQGTVCIRLKEFVTRRMQSHHAPIQPSDAIDTLAIRNTETMMFTPVWELIDSIPTTHVSESIETIVYINTQSNVPEIWSDFMPNMNIVNIDAGQSINQITDRLSIFSEIDQVIWTASPESISDAQEQKSIASQQKEVLLFFRFVKSLLALGYGSRSLHVTVITYQAQQLDPFDNIYPAQAALHGYIGSLAKEYSHWQIRLVDIENEAHIPVADILSIAPDPQGNAYLFRDQEWYHQQLLAVEYEQNQTSTLYRQGGVYVIIGGAGGIGEVWSEYMIRNYKANIVWIGRKEQNPQIQAQLDRLARLGRPPVYISADATDLNQLQRAYQQIKQHYDHIDGVIHSALVLSDRSLANMDEHQFCTGLAPKLNISVNMAQVFTQESLDFIVFFSSLNSFMKLPGQSNYVAGCTYIDAFARQLSQSCTCAVKVMNWGYWGNVGSVVSPEVQQSMASKGIGSIEPPEANQALELLLTNTLDQLVMIETIGQPELPLWNNNKTIMVYQ; translated from the coding sequence ATGTCTGATAATGAACAACTATATGATCAACAGCAACAGTTAGATGAACTAAATCAATGGCTTGTTCAATTATTGTATGTGCAGATGCAAAAGATAGGCTATACAGCAGATATGCCTATAGCGGAGCTATTAGACTTACTTCCTAAAACAAATCAAATGTATATGAAATGGCTACAACAAACGGTAACTGTTTTTAACCAGAATTCGTTTCCTTTGCTACATGCTGATGAAGTATGGAACAACTGGACAGAACACAAAGAACAATGGTTAAAAGATGATAACATGCGTGCCAAAGTGATTTTAGCTGAAACGATGCTCTTGTCCTTACCTGATATTTTACATGGTGATAAGCCAGCAACCGACTTGATGTTTTCACATGCTTCGATGGATCTGGTAGAAGGAATCTACAAGCACAATAAGATAGCAGATCATTTTAATCATATGGTTGCAGATCAGGTCATTGCTCAGATTCAAACCATAGATCAGAAGAGTAATTCTAAATCATTGCGTATTTTGGAAATAGGAGCAGGCACAGGTGGAACAAGCGCTTTATTATTTTCCAGATTAGAACCGTATGCAGCATATATAGAAGAATATGCGTATACTGATATTTCCAAATCTTTTCTCAATCATGCTCGTAAACATTATGGGATTCACTACGATTATTTAACATATCATCTTCTAAATATTGAAGAATCTATGCTGAATCAGCAGATTGATATAGGTGGTTACGATCTAGTCTTAGCGACCAATGTGCTACACGCTACACGCGATATTCGTTTAACTTTACGTAATGCCAAAGCGTTATTAAAAAAAGACGGTCAAATCATTATTAATGAAATTATTGAATATTCTTTGTTTAATCATGTCACTTTTGGTCTGCTTCAAGGATGGTGGTTGTATGAAGATCCGGTATTGCGTATTCCGGGTTGTCCGTTGCTGACTCCTAAGCAATGGAGCAATGTACTGGAACAAGAAGGATATCAGCAGATTACGTATCCAACGGTAGAGACTGAATTTCTAGGGCAACAGGTGATCACTGCTATAAGTGATGGAATTGTTCGTCAGAAAAAAGAAATCGCTATTCCTAAACATCATGATGCAGAGAAAATGATCCAACAACCTGTAACAACAAAAGAAGTATCCAACAAAGTCACTTTGACATCAACAACACAACAATCTGAAGAGTTAGTAAAACAGAAAAGTATGGAGCACTTCAAAGTAGTCATTGGACAGATTTTGGAAGTGGAACCCGATAGTATAGATGTTAGTGAAGAACTTGAAATGTATGGTATGGATTCTATTTTAATTATTCAATTAACAGATGAACTGAATAAAGTCATGGAAGAGCACGTGAGTAGTGTGCTCTTTTTTGAATACTCTACTATAGCCTCGTTAGTCGAGTATTTTATCACCAATCGCTATCAAGCTTTGATGAAGATGTTGGGAGAAAAAGTAGAGTCAGATTCCGAAGAAAGTACTGATCCTATTGCAACTGTAAATGTGCTAGAAGAGGTTATTCCTTATACTTCTACAGTGATCACAGAACCATTAGTTGAACCTGATACTGAATCTATAACATCAACTGCATCAACAGATTCACGCCAACAAGATATCGCTATTATTGGACTAGCAGGTCGATATGCACAAGCCGATGATATGGATGAATTCTGGAATCAACTACAACAAGGTAAAAGTGCTATTACCGAAATACCTACCGAGCGCTGGAAATGGCAAAATCATTACCGTTCTGAAAAAGGGCAAACCGGATTTTCTTATAGCAAGTGGGGAGGATTTATCAAAGGTATTGATACGTTTGATCCTTTATTTTTTTATATTTCTCCCAAAGAAGCAGAACAAATGGACCCGCAAGAACGACAATTTTTACAAATTGCTTATTCTTGTATTGAAGATGCCGGCTATATTCCGCAACAATTAAGTAATTCGCAAAAAGTAGGTGTATTTGTAGGTGTGATGAATGGAAACTATCCTACTGGATCATCATACTGGTCTATAGCCAATCGGGTCTCATATAGTTTTAATTTTGTAGGACCTAGTCTGGCTGTGGATACAGCATGTTCATCATCGCTAACAGCTATTCATTTAGCATTAGACAGTTTGTACAGTGGAACCAGTGACTGTGCAATTGCTGGCGGGGTGAATCTGATTGTAGATCCTGTACACTATGCACGATTATGTGAAAAAAATATGCTTTCTCCTGGAGAACAATGTCGTTCTTTTGGCGAATCTGCTGATGGATTTGTAGACGGAGAAGGAGTAGGCGCTATCGTATTAAAGCCTCTTCAGCAAGCGATACAAGATGGGGATCATATCTATGGAGTGATCAAAGGCAGTATGATCAATGCAGGTGGCAAAACCAAAGGCTATACCGTTCCTAACCCGGCGCTTCAGTCGAAAGTGGTTGCTGATGCTATACAAACATCGGGTATAGATGCACGTATGATTAGTTATATTGAAGCTCATGGTACAGGAACAGCACTAGGTGATCCTATCGAAATCGAAGGATTGCGCAGAGCATTTGCTCAACATACTACAGATACGCAATTTTGTGCGATCGGTTCTATCAAGTCTAATATCGGTCATTGCGAAAGTGCAGCAGGCATAGCCGGATTAAGTAAAATCTTATTACAATTTCAACACCAGCAATTAGTACCATCGCTTCATTCTAATCGATTGAATCCTAATATTCAGTTTGAACATACTCCTTTTCATGTTCAACAACAGTTAACAGCATGGAATAGACCACAAATTGAACAAGGTGGTTATCAAGAAGAAATACCGAGAATAGCAGGTATTTCTTCTTTTGGTGCAGGCGGAGCCAATGCTCATCTGATTGTGGCAGAGTATATGCCTGCCTTTGTTCACCAGCAACTACATGATCAGCAAGATTACAACAGTCCTCCTGTAGCTATTGTATTGTCTGCTCGTACAGAAGAACGATTACAGGTAATTATGGAGCGTTTACTTCAATACTTAGAACGTTCATCTATAAATGAAAAACAATTACCGGATATAGCTTATACTTTGCAGGTCGGGCGCGAAGCAATGGATTATCGTCTAGCTATTATCGTGTCATCTGTAGACAAATTGAAGGATGAATTGAAACAAAGTCTGCATTCTATCGACAAATCTACAAACACGTATAAAGGCTATACTTCAAGTAGCAAACAAATCCAAGCGCAATGGTCAGACGAAGATATGCAAGCTACGATCACAACATGGATTGTGAAAAGAAAATATCCTCAATTGTTAGAACTATGGGTACAAGGTATAGATATTCAATGGTCGTTAGCTTATAACGAGAATGATGTATTACCACAGCGAATGTCTTTACCAGTCTATCCATTTGCCAAAGAAAAATATTGGTATACGCCAGCAACAATACAATCTGATATTGATGTATCAGTACAATCTCAAGTGGCTTCGATAGCTGACTATATTCATCCTTTATTACACCGTAATCATTCAAGATTACAACAACAAACATTTACTTCTATATTTAGCGGAAATGAATTTTTTCTAGAACATCATCAAGTACAAGGTGTACCGATATTACCAGGAGCTGCTCATTTGGAAATGGCTTTGCAAGCGATCAGACATTCTATGCCGTTATCAAAAGGGTTAGACACAGAGCTACCTGTGCCTTTTGCATTAACTCATATCGTATGGGCGAATCCTGTATCTATTGAACAATCTTCAAAGTCAGTCCATATTCATCTGCAATTAGAACATGCACAAGACATGAGTTATGAGATTTATAGTGAACAAGATCATCAAGAACCGTTGTTATGTAGTCAGGGTAGAGCAACATTCGATATCGCATTACACAAACAAGTGCTAGATATTCATTCTATTCAACAAGCTTGTCAGTTGAAAAAATGGTCTGCTGCTGAATGTTATAAAGCTTTTGCAGCGATGGGATTATCTTATGGTGTAGCTCATCAGACGATACAATATGTGTCTGTAGGTACCGATCAATTGATCGCCAAATTATCGTTGCCAGATGTATTTGAATCTACTATTCAACCGTATATTCTTCATCCTGCATTGCTTGATGGGGCATTACAAGCTTCTATAGGATTAACGACTGGGTTTGATGGATCTATCACTTCTCCTTCGCTTCCGTTTGCTCTGCAAAGGCTTGAAGTGTTGGGGGATTGTGATACAGAAATGTGGGCACATATTCAATATAGTTCAGGCAGTCATTCCAATGATTCTATGCCTAGATTAGATATTGATATTTGTAATCGACAAGGAACGGTATGTATACGATTAAAAGAATTTGTGACACGTCGTATGCAATCTCATCATGCTCCAATTCAGCCTTCTGATGCTATAGATACTTTGGCTATAAGAAATACAGAAACAATGATGTTTACTCCAGTGTGGGAGTTAATCGATAGTATTCCTACAACACATGTGTCTGAATCGATAGAAACAATCGTGTACATTAATACTCAATCTAATGTGCCAGAAATCTGGTCAGATTTTATGCCCAATATGAATATAGTCAATATAGATGCTGGTCAATCGATCAATCAGATAACCGATCGTTTATCGATATTCAGCGAAATAGATCAAGTGATCTGGACTGCTTCACCTGAATCGATATCAGATGCACAGGAGCAAAAAAGTATTGCTTCTCAACAAAAAGAAGTTCTTTTATTTTTTCGGTTTGTCAAAAGTTTGTTAGCACTTGGTTATGGAAGCCGGTCGCTACATGTAACAGTCATTACTTATCAAGCACAACAGCTTGATCCATTTGACAATATATATCCAGCGCAAGCTGCATTACATGGATATATTGGATCACTTGCCAAAGAGTACAGTCACTGGCAAATTCGCCTTGTGGATATAGAAAACGAAGCACATATTCCAGTTGCAGATATATTATCAATCGCCCCTGATCCACAAGGGAATGCTTATCTATTTCGTGATCAAGAATGGTATCACCAACAATTACTTGCTGTTGAATATGAGCAAAACCAGACATCTACGCTCTATCGTCAAGGCGGAGTATATGTAATCATCGGTGGAGCAGGCGGAATAGGCGAAGTATGGAGCGAGTATATGATTCGTAATTACAAGGCGAATATTGTATGGATAGGTCGAAAAGAACAAAATCCACAGATTCAAGCTCAGCTAGATCGCTTGGCTCGATTAGGGAGACCTCCAGTATACATTTCAGCAGACGCTACCGATCTGAACCAATTGCAACGTGCATATCAACAGATCAAGCAACATTATGATCATATTGATGGAGTGATTCATTCTGCACTAGTCTTGTCTGATCGTAGTCTAGCCAATATGGATGAACACCAATTTTGCACAGGGCTTGCACCTAAATTAAATATTAGTGTGAATATGGCACAGGTATTTACTCAAGAATCTTTAGATTTTATTGTATTCTTTTCTTCTTTGAATTCATTTATGAAATTACCAGGACAAAGTAATTATGTTGCTGGTTGCACGTATATTGATGCGTTTGCCCGCCAGTTATCACAGTCTTGTACATGTGCAGTTAAAGTGATGAACTGGGGTTATTGGGGAAATGTTGGATCGGTTGTATCTCCAGAAGTACAGCAAAGTATGGCAAGTAAAGGCATTGGATCTATTGAGCCACCAGAAGCCAATCAAGCGCTTGAGTTGCTTTTGACCAATACATTAGATCAACTTGTAATGATTGAGACGATAGGACAACCAGAGTTGCCATTATGGAACAACAACAAAACGATTATGGTATATCAATAA